The nucleotide window TTCTGGGGGCAACGACCCTGGTTCGAATCCAGGATGGACTACTTCTACCGTACCCTCGTTTCGACTGGGCCCAAAGCGGCGCTCCTGTCGGGCGGTTTCCAGTCGAAACAGAGGGGTATGAGATCACTTCTCGACGTCCAGCAGCGCGACGCGTTCGCGCACGACATCCGTTAGGTCGCCGGTCGTCGCGGCGAGTTCGCGGTCCGTGACGCCGTAGAACTCGCGGACGCGGGCCTCGTCGAACGCGCGGCTCTGGCTCTCGTCGAACTCGCCGATCTCATCAGCGGCGAGTTCCCGGATCGACTCGACGGCCTCGTCAAGATCGGCGGAGGGCCGGTCGACACCGGGGACACCGCCGAAGTCGGCGACGAGGACGACCGCGGCCCGCTCGCCCTCCGACACGCCGAGTTCGAGCGCGCGGTCGATCTGTCTGCGACCGGCCACGTACAGCAGGATCTCGACGCCGGGGTCGCGAGCGACCGCCTCGCCGCGGGCAATCGCACGGGCCGCGAGCCGGGCCGCCTCCCGGAGGTGGGCGGGCGAGACGACGAGGTCGGCGTCGAACGCCTGAACCACCGCGCCGGTCTCGGCGGCGACCTCGTCGAGGTCGGCGAGGAACGCGTCGAGGTCGGCGATCGCGAACGCTCCGGCGACGAGTCTGACGGCGGGGGCGGGATCAGACGCCGGGTCCGCTTGGGAGGCCGACGGTTCCGTCATCCGAAATCACCTAGACTGGCCTGTCCGTCGCCGTCGCCGTCGGCGTCCGCGCCCGCGGTCGCCGCCGCGGAGGCGGAGCTGTCGGGGTCGACGCCGTCGAGCGAGGGGTCCTCGCGGCCGGCGTTCTCCAAGATCCGTTCGGCGGTGCGCTCGCGGCCGCGGAGCGCGCCGAGCACGACCGCCTTGTCCGCCTCGCGGAGGTCGGCGCGGCTCTCGATGCCGGCCTCGTAGAGGCGGCGAGCCCGCTTGCGGCCGACGTTGCGGACGCCGGCCAGATCGAGCAGCTCCTCGCGGACCCCGTACTCCAGGCGCTTGCGCGCCTCGCGGACCTGAACGACCACGTCCCCGTCGATCCCCTCCACGTCGCGGGCGAGCGTCTCCGCCGCCCGGAGGAGCCACTCCGCGGTGTCGACCTTGCCGCGGATGTCGCCCGGGCCGACGCCGTACCGCTCCGCGATCCGGTCTTCGTCCACCTCGTTCGCCCAGTCTTCGAGCAGGCGGGCCGTCTTCAGCGCGGCGAGCCAGTCCTCGAACCGCACGTCCTCGTACTCGGAGGGCACGTCGCCGAGGAACTCCGGCTCGCGCTCGTAGCAGACCTCCGTGTACTCCTCGCGGTCGCCGGACTTGAGGTACAGCTCGTAGGTGTCCGGGGTCCGGCTGACCAGGTGGTAGAGACCGAGCGGGGTGACCGCGGGGGGCTCGTCGTCGTCCGAGTCGGACGGATCGGCGTCGCCGTCGCTCTCCTCCGCGTCCCCTCGGGTGTACGTGGTGAACCCCGGTTCGTCGGCGTCGGAGTCCGCGTCGGCGTCGGTCGATGGGACGAACTCGGCGTCGGCGGCAGGGGCATCGGATCCGGCCGTGCCGTCCTCGACGACCGTCCGGAGCCCGTCGAGTATCTCCGCCGCGCTCATCGGGTCGAGGTAGAGCCGCGAGACGGTGTGGCCGATGCCGGTCGCGGCGAGGCCCTCGGCCCCGCCGTCGCGGTCGCGCTCGACGAAGCCGTTGACTTCGAGGTAGTCTAAGACGGTGTCGGTGACCGCGGCGAGGCGTCCCTCGTCGTCGGTCTGGGTCGCGTAGAGAGTGTTGTCGAGGAACGACAGGAGGCCCTCGCGGGTGGCGGCAAAGCCCGAGGCGACCGTCGCGAGGACGTGGGTCCGGAGCGCGGGCTCGGCCGCGAGCTTCGAGCGGACCGGCTCGGCCTCGGCCCAGACGTACCGCTCGAACAGCTCCTCGCGGGTGTCGGCGTCGTTCGCGAGCAGCACCGCCTCGCCGTAGGGGTCGAGTCCGGGGCGGCCCGCGCGGCCGCACATCTGGTGGACTTCGAGGACGTCGAGTGGTTTCATGCCGCCGAAGTCGCCGTCGTAGCGCCGCCAGTCGCGGACGATCACCCGGCGAGCGGGGGTGTTGACGCCGGCGGCGAGGGTGGGCGTCGCGGAGACGCACTTGATCAGGCGGTCGCGGAACGCGTCCTCGACGAGGGTCCGGTGTTCGCTCGCGAGTCCGGCGTGGTGGAACGCCGACCCCTGCTCGACCGCGCCCGCGAGGTCCTCGGAGGTGTCGGTGTCGGAGACGCCGCGGATCTCCTCGGCCAGCTCGCGGAGCCGGTCGCGCTCGTCGCCGGTGAGCCGGGCGCTCGTCACCTCGCCCAGCTTGCGGGCCGACGACTCGGCGTTGCGCCGGGAGTTGACGAAGACGAGCGAGGAGCCGCCCTGCCCGCCCTCCTCGGTGTCCAAGGCGTCGCCGACGAGCTTCGCCGTCTGGTCCTCGCCGCGCTCGACCGGCACCTCGCGCTGGCTCCCGTCGTCGAAGTTGATCGCGTTACCGAAGTGGACGCCGGTGCGGAGGTCGATCGGCCGCCAGTCGGACTCGACGAGTTCGGCGTCGAGCCAGTCGGCGATGACGTCGGCGTTGCCGACGGTCGCGGAGAGCGCGACCGTCTGGAGCCCCGGATTCACCTTCCGGAGCTTCGCGAGCGTGACTTCGAGGGTCGGGCCGCGATGCGAGTCGTCGACGAGGTGGACCTCGTCGCTGACGACGCAGGTCAGGTCGTCGATCCACGGCGCGCCGTTCCGGATGAGCGAGTCGACCTTCTCCGAGGTGGCGACGATGATGTCCCGGCTCGCGAGCCACTCGCCGTCGGAGTCGTAGTTGCCCGTCGAGACGCCGACCGTCACGCCGAACTCTTCCCAGCGCTCAAACTCGGCCTTCTTTTCGCTGGCGAGCGCGCGCAGCGGGACGATATATAAGGCCTTGCCGCCGCGTTCGATCGAGGAGAGCATCGCCAGCTCCGCGATCAAGGTCTTGCCGGAGGCGGTGGGGACCGCGGCGACGAGGCTCTCGCCGTCCAGCACCCCGGCCTCGACGGCCGCCCGCTGGGGCGGGTACAGCTCCGCGACGCCCTCCGCTTCGAGCGCCTCGCCGACGCCCGCGGGGAGCCCGGAGAGCGAACTCGGTTCCATTACCGGACTCTGGTCCCCGACGCGATTTAAACCGTCGGAAGGCGTCGCTCCGCGCTTTTAAACGGAGAACTATCGGACCCAGACTCCACGGTCGGGCGCGCGCCTCCGAGGCCGCCTCGCGGCCGAGGAGCGTCGCGCGAGGGAGTCAGTCGGTCGGAGCGAAGCGGAGACCGACTGACGAGGCTGGGGAGGCGTGAGGTGCGGTTACGGGGCGGTGCTGGGCGGGACTCGAAGGGGCGGCCGCGACGCGGGCGGAGGCGACGCAAGCACCGCAGGAAGCGAGTGAAACGAGCGACCGAGGAGCGCAGCGAGCGTCCGCCCGCGTCGCGGCCGGGGCTTCGGCGGTCCCGGTAAGATCGATCGCAACGACGTATCGGCGAGCGACCGGGGCTTCGGCAGTATTCGCGGTTACGATTCACTGATACTCAACTGCGTATCGGTCCGAGTCAGGGCGCGACGCCGACCGTCAACAGCGTCCCCCACGTCCGATACCGATCCACCATTGCCTCGCGCGTCTCATACCCCTCTACCGGAAATTCCTCCGCGTCCGGGATCTCCGTCTCGCGGTCCGGGATCGCGTCCTGTGCGGCGACGTACAGCCCGGCCTCGCGGAACGCCTCGCGGTACTCGGCCCGGTCCCACAGCGTCATCTCCACGGAGATGTTCTCCTGCCACTCGTGGGTCGTCTCGCTCTCCGCGAAGTAGTTGACGGCGCAGTAGAAGGTCCCGCCCGGCCGCAACACCCTGCGAACCTCTCGGAGCGTGTTGACCGGATCGGCCGCGTAGTAGAACGCCTCCATCGAGAAGACGTGATCGAGCGAGTCGTCAGCGAAGGGCAGCGCGTCGAAGTCCCCGACCACGAACCCGACCGCGTCGTCGTCGGTGTACTCGCGGGCGTTGCGGGCCATCTCCGGCGCGCCGTCGAGTCCGTAGCCGCGACTGATCCCGCGCTCGCGGAGCGCGCGGAGCGCGTAGCCGGAGCCGGTTCCGAGGTCCAACACGTCGTCGCCCGCCTCGACCGGCATCCGCGCTAAGACGTGTTTCGCGGTGTGCCAGTGTCGGTCCTCCATGCCGCGGTCCTTTCCGGTCGCCGCCCACTCGTCGAACTCCTCGCGAACGCTCATGTCGGGGGCGACGCGGAGGACGGTGAAAAGCGGCGGTGTTTTACCGACTCCCGCCGTCGGTCGCGGACATGAAGCGGCCGAAGTCGCTGCGTCGTCCGAACTTCCGGCTGGCGGACTCCGCCCAGCAGGCGGTCGGCGGCTTCCTGCTCGCCGGCCCGTTCGTCGTCACCGAGGAGGTGTGGGTGCTGGCGGCCGGGATGAACTGGACGCAGGCTGTGTTCGTGGCGGGACTCGTCGCCGCGATCGGGTACGCCGCGCTGTACCGGGCGGACACCGACCGCGATCCCGAGACCGAAACGGAAATCGCCGGGATCCCGGTGCGGTTCCTTTCGCTGATGATCGTCGCGTTCGGCTCCGTACTCCTCTTGGCCGTCCTCTTCGACGCGCCCGACACGTTCCTTATCGAGGAGGGCGTGGCAGGCAGGGAGCTATGGGCGACGACGTTCAAAGCGGTCTCTGTTGGCGCAGTGTTCAGCGTCGTCGGCGCGGCGACCGCCGACAGCGTGTTCTGAGGCGGCAAGCGGCCGGCCCGTCTCTCAGAAATCCCGTCACGGCATCCGAGACGCCGTCACAGCACGACCGAGACGACCGCGAAGAGTATCAACACGCCGGCGATGTCACAGAGGTTCGTCACCACGGGGATCGTCGTGTCGTCGGGGTTGAGCCCGACGCGGTACGACACCTCGACGGCGACGACGCTGGCGACGACGACGAGGACCGCGAGCAGCATGCCGGAGACGAGTGATATCAGCAGTACCAGACCGAGCGCGAGCGACCCCCCGAGCGCGACGCCGATCGCCCACGCGGCGACGCCCACCGCGCCGAAGACGGTCGCCGCGAGTCCGAACACCGCGGCCGCGTTCGCCCGGAGCGCGGGGTTCGAGGGGCTGAACTCGTAGGTCCCCAGATACAGCTGCGTGGTGAGCCGCGAGCAGGTGATCGACGCGAGGTTGCCGGCCGTCCCGATCTGAACCGGCACCAAGACGAGGAGCGCCGGGTACCGTAACAGGACCTCCTCGTAGGTCTCTAAGACGGTCCCGGAGACGAGCTGTAACACCGACAGCGCGGCCAGAAGCGGGATCATCGTCCGAACGATCCGGCGGATCGACCACTCGTCGACCGCCGTCCGGTCGGTCACGACACCGCCCCCACGACGGCCACTCCGACGAGGAGGAAGAACACGCCGAACACGTCGCCGAGGGTGGTGACGACCGGGCCGATGACGTTGTCGGGGTCGAGTCCCCGGCGGTAGCCGACGAAGATGACCGCGATCAACACCGTGATCATGAGCACGGCGGAGAGGAAGCCGGCGACGACCATCACGCCGACCAGCTGGAAGAGGCTCCCGCCGTCGCCGAACAGGACGAGCGTGAGGTAGGTGACGACCGCGATGAACACCGAGACGGTCATTCCGTTGAGGAAGGAGGCGACAATGGCGTTCGTGAGCCGGCGGTCCAGTCGGAACCGCGGCTCGATGATTCCTTGGTGAAGCCCCGTCGAGAGCCGGGCCCCGAGCGAGCCGTACACGCCGCCGCGCGTGGCGAGGAACGCCGGGAGCAACAGCAGGAGTCCGGGGACCTCCGCGATGTTCGCGCGCATGGTCTCGGAGCCGAGGATCGTCCCCGCGAACAGGCCGGCGATCAGGCTGACGCCGATGACCGGGAGCGCCTGCCGGTAGATCTCGCGCGCGGAGTCGTGACCGGGCATCGACCGCACCGAGGGCGGGCGGAGCAAAAAAACCGACTGCCGCGCCGGGGAGCCAGTAGATCGACGCGCCGATACGCGGCGCGCGTCTGTCACGATCTCCAGATGAAACGGAGGGGGATGTGAGAGGAGGGCACGGCGACGGCGGCCGAGCGCGGGCGGGTCGCCGGATCCGGAGGGTCGCCGACCGCACGCCAGCGACCCGTCCGCGTCCGACGGTCTCGAACCGGTCCGGCCCGCACCGTTAAGTCGATCCGGCGAGTTCCGATCCCATGGACTACTCCCTCGCCGTCGAGAACGGGCCGGAAACGATACCGGGCGGGACCGGACTCCTGCTCGTCCACCCGAGCATCGGCGAGACCGACCGGATCGACACCGACTTCCTGAAGACCGACACCGACGCGTTCCTCGTCGTCTCCACGCGGACCACCGCGCGCGAGGTCGAACAGAAGCTGGAGTACTACGACGTCGACGAGACGAAGGCGACCATCCTCGACACGCTCTCAGTCGAGCGGGGCTACTCGCGACGGGGCTCCGACGACGTCTACTACGTCTCCGCGCCCGACGACCTCGACGGCGTCGTCGACCGCGTCGAGCGCTTCCTCACTGAAAACGAGGGGAAGCGGCGCGTCTCGGTCGACTCGCTCACCGAGATGGCCTACTACGCCGACGACGACGCGGTGTACGAGGCCGCCGCCGAGATCCTCGACCTCCTCGACGAACACGACGCGGTCGGCATCTTCCACCTCTCGGAGGAGGTCCACGAGGTCGCCACCCTCGACCGGTTCCGGGAGCTGTTCGACGGCGTCATCGACCTCGACGGCGACGGGAACGTCGTCGTCGACCTCTAACGGTCGCGTCTGGCCGGGAATTCCCGTTTCACTCCTCGTCGACGAGCGCCGCGAACGTCTTCTCCGCCCACGCCACGGCGTAGGCCGCCCCGCGGTCCCGGTAGGCGGCCGTGTCGAGCGCGCCGTACGGCGCTGGGAGGTCCAGATCGTGTTTGACCGCCGAGCAGGCGTACTCCGTCGCGCTCGGGAAGTCGGTGTCGCCGCGAGCGACCTCGGTCGAGAGCTCG belongs to Halorubrum sp. DM2 and includes:
- the cgi121 gene encoding KEOPS complex subunit Cgi121, with amino-acid sequence MTEPSASQADPASDPAPAVRLVAGAFAIADLDAFLADLDEVAAETGAVVQAFDADLVVSPAHLREAARLAARAIARGEAVARDPGVEILLYVAGRRQIDRALELGVSEGERAAVVLVADFGGVPGVDRPSADLDEAVESIRELAADEIGEFDESQSRAFDEARVREFYGVTDRELAATTGDLTDVVRERVALLDVEK
- a CDS encoding ATP-dependent DNA helicase; this encodes MEPSSLSGLPAGVGEALEAEGVAELYPPQRAAVEAGVLDGESLVAAVPTASGKTLIAELAMLSSIERGGKALYIVPLRALASEKKAEFERWEEFGVTVGVSTGNYDSDGEWLASRDIIVATSEKVDSLIRNGAPWIDDLTCVVSDEVHLVDDSHRGPTLEVTLAKLRKVNPGLQTVALSATVGNADVIADWLDAELVESDWRPIDLRTGVHFGNAINFDDGSQREVPVERGEDQTAKLVGDALDTEEGGQGGSSLVFVNSRRNAESSARKLGEVTSARLTGDERDRLRELAEEIRGVSDTDTSEDLAGAVEQGSAFHHAGLASEHRTLVEDAFRDRLIKCVSATPTLAAGVNTPARRVIVRDWRRYDGDFGGMKPLDVLEVHQMCGRAGRPGLDPYGEAVLLANDADTREELFERYVWAEAEPVRSKLAAEPALRTHVLATVASGFAATREGLLSFLDNTLYATQTDDEGRLAAVTDTVLDYLEVNGFVERDRDGGAEGLAATGIGHTVSRLYLDPMSAAEILDGLRTVVEDGTAGSDAPAADAEFVPSTDADADSDADEPGFTTYTRGDAEESDGDADPSDSDDDEPPAVTPLGLYHLVSRTPDTYELYLKSGDREEYTEVCYEREPEFLGDVPSEYEDVRFEDWLAALKTARLLEDWANEVDEDRIAERYGVGPGDIRGKVDTAEWLLRAAETLARDVEGIDGDVVVQVREARKRLEYGVREELLDLAGVRNVGRKRARRLYEAGIESRADLREADKAVVLGALRGRERTAERILENAGREDPSLDGVDPDSSASAAATAGADADGDGDGQASLGDFG
- a CDS encoding class I SAM-dependent methyltransferase: MSVREEFDEWAATGKDRGMEDRHWHTAKHVLARMPVEAGDDVLDLGTGSGYALRALRERGISRGYGLDGAPEMARNAREYTDDDAVGFVVGDFDALPFADDSLDHVFSMEAFYYAADPVNTLREVRRVLRPGGTFYCAVNYFAESETTHEWQENISVEMTLWDRAEYREAFREAGLYVAAQDAIPDRETEIPDAEEFPVEGYETREAMVDRYRTWGTLLTVGVAP
- a CDS encoding DUF2391 family protein, which encodes MKRPKSLRRPNFRLADSAQQAVGGFLLAGPFVVTEEVWVLAAGMNWTQAVFVAGLVAAIGYAALYRADTDRDPETETEIAGIPVRFLSLMIVAFGSVLLLAVLFDAPDTFLIEEGVAGRELWATTFKAVSVGAVFSVVGAATADSVF
- a CDS encoding magnesium transporter; protein product: MTDRTAVDEWSIRRIVRTMIPLLAALSVLQLVSGTVLETYEEVLLRYPALLVLVPVQIGTAGNLASITCSRLTTQLYLGTYEFSPSNPALRANAAAVFGLAATVFGAVGVAAWAIGVALGGSLALGLVLLISLVSGMLLAVLVVVASVVAVEVSYRVGLNPDDTTIPVVTNLCDIAGVLILFAVVSVVL
- a CDS encoding magnesium transporter; this translates as MPGHDSAREIYRQALPVIGVSLIAGLFAGTILGSETMRANIAEVPGLLLLLPAFLATRGGVYGSLGARLSTGLHQGIIEPRFRLDRRLTNAIVASFLNGMTVSVFIAVVTYLTLVLFGDGGSLFQLVGVMVVAGFLSAVLMITVLIAVIFVGYRRGLDPDNVIGPVVTTLGDVFGVFFLLVGVAVVGAVS